A DNA window from candidate division KSB1 bacterium contains the following coding sequences:
- a CDS encoding GNAT family N-acetyltransferase: MKIKRLTYNEKNQAVEVLASAFQQYPVMRYILKDSNTNYQGHLEALVGFFCETRLTRDYPLLGVYSGQELVAVAGINEPIFKPWPEALHDVYNRLGQVIGKDAIQRLEAYEKQAGKYEPEITHYYLGIIGVLPGHQGKGYAKFLIENLIEVSESDPNSNGISLSTEKKENIPIYEHFGFNVTGEADIEELHTWCMFRSDKNI; this comes from the coding sequence ATGAAGATAAAAAGATTAACCTATAATGAAAAAAATCAGGCAGTTGAGGTATTAGCTTCGGCATTTCAACAGTATCCGGTAATGCGATATATTCTGAAAGATTCAAACACAAATTACCAGGGACATCTCGAAGCGCTGGTTGGCTTTTTCTGTGAGACCCGGTTAACCCGGGATTACCCTTTATTGGGCGTATATTCCGGACAAGAATTAGTCGCTGTTGCCGGTATCAATGAACCCATTTTCAAACCCTGGCCGGAAGCTTTACACGATGTATATAACCGATTAGGGCAAGTGATTGGTAAAGATGCCATTCAACGGTTGGAGGCATACGAAAAGCAAGCCGGCAAGTATGAACCGGAAATCACGCATTATTACCTGGGAATCATTGGTGTTTTACCCGGTCACCAGGGCAAAGGATATGCAAAGTTCTTAATCGAGAATCTCATTGAAGTCTCTGAGTCAGATCCAAATTCGAATGGGATTAGTTTGAGTACTGAAAAAAAAGAGAATATTCCCATTTATGAGCATTTTGGTTTTAATGTCACGGGAGAAGCAGATATAGAAGAATTGCACACCTGGTGTATGTTTCGGTCAGATAAAAACATATGA